From a region of the Calonectris borealis chromosome 2, bCalBor7.hap1.2, whole genome shotgun sequence genome:
- the JMJD4 gene encoding 2-oxoglutarate and iron-dependent oxygenase JMJD4 isoform X3 — translation MDRATFACSTAFFRDYNSSSQGAFCLPGGHVDFIEKVESFTYSDFFRDYLIPNHPCIFSAKFTEDWGSRRNWVTWDGKPNFDHLLQKFGEAVVPVANCDVKEYNSNPKEQLPFKEYIKYWKEYIKNDYRSSRGCLYLKDWHLSRTPFHADVFRSYSWSANICGRKKWLLYPAGQEEYLKDRHGNLPFDVTAPSLQDRSVYPRYNQSQPPVEIVQEAGEIVFIPSGWHHQVYNLEDTISINHNWVNGCNVAIMWCFLQDELAAVQREINEWKDPMDDWHLQCQLIMKSCTGIDYKEFYNFLKVIAENRISVLENGLDDEASAKNTPKAAISTLGMLHAVFDLKRTVKVLTSLSANEDFKKLDLTSLSPPPEALLHHLKAAIDTALL, via the exons ATGGACAGGGCAACATTCGCCTGTTCCACTGCCTTTTTTCGTGACTACAACAGTTCATCTCAGGGTGCATTCTGCCTCCCCGGAGGACACGTTGACTTTATTGAAAAAGTAGAATCATTCACTTACTCGGACTTTTTCCGGGATTATTTGATTCCCAACCATCCCTGTATTTTCTCAGCTAAATTCACTGAagactggggcagcaggagaaaTTGGGTTACTTGGGATGGAAAACCTAACTTTGATCATCTGCTGCAGAAGTTTG GAGaggctgtagtacctgttgccaACTGTGATGTCAAGGAGTACAATTCTAACCCGAAGGAGCAGCTCCCCTTCAAGGAGTATATAAAGTACTGGAAAGAGTACATTAAAAACGACTACCGTTCATCCCGAGGGTGCCTTTATCTAAAGGACTGGCACCTGAGCAG GACTCCATTCCATGCTGATGTCTTCCGTTCCTATAGCTGGTCAGCCAATATATGCGGGAGAAAGAAATGGCTGTTGTACCCCGCGGGACAGGAGGAGTACCTGAAAGACCGCCATGGCAACTTGCCCTTCGACGTGACTGCGCCTAGTCTTCAGGACAGGAGTGTTTACCCTCGCTACAACCAAAGTCAACCCCCTGTTGAAATTGTGCAGGAAGCAGGGGAGATAGTCTTCATCCCCAGTGGATGGCATCATCAAGTTTACAATCTG gaGGATACCATTTCCATTAACCACAACTGGGTGAATGGCTGCAATGTGGCTATAATGTGGTGCTTCCTGCAGGATGAATTAGCAGCTGTCCAGCGGGAAATCAATGAATGGAAGGACCCTATGGATGATTGGCACCTACAATGCCAG TTGATCATGAAGTCTTGCACGGGTATAGACTACAAGGAGTTCTACAACTTCCTCAAAGTTATTGCAGAGAACAGGATTTCTGTCTTGGAAAACGGCCTCGATGACGAAGCTTCGGCAAAGAACACTCCAAAAGCTGCCATTTCCACCTTGGGCATGCTCCATGCAGTATTTGATTTAAAGAGGACTGTAAAGGTGTTAACATCATTGAGTGCTAATGAAGATTTCAAGAAATTAGACCTGACGTCGCTTTCTCCACCTCCGGAGGCATTGCTCCACCACTTGAAAGCAGCAATAGATACTGCGCTACTCTAA
- the JMJD4 gene encoding 2-oxoglutarate and iron-dependent oxygenase JMJD4 isoform X2: MDRATFACSTAFFRDYNSSSQAKFTEDWGSRRNWVTWDGKPNFDHLLQKFGEAVVPVANCDVKEYNSNPKEQLPFKEYIKYWKEYIKNDYRSSRGCLYLKDWHLSRAFPEQDVYTTPVYFSSDWLNEYWDAIAVDDYRFVYMGPKGSWTPFHADVFRSYSWSANICGRKKWLLYPAGQEEYLKDRHGNLPFDVTAPSLQDRSVYPRYNQSQPPVEIVQEAGEIVFIPSGWHHQVYNLEDTISINHNWVNGCNVAIMWCFLQDELAAVQREINEWKDPMDDWHLQCQLIMKSCTGIDYKEFYNFLKVIAENRISVLENGLDDEASAKNTPKAAISTLGMLHAVFDLKRTVKVLTSLSANEDFKKLDLTSLSPPPEALLHHLKAAIDTALL; the protein is encoded by the exons ATGGACAGGGCAACATTCGCCTGTTCCACTGCCTTTTTTCGTGACTACAACAGTTCATCTCAGG CTAAATTCACTGAagactggggcagcaggagaaaTTGGGTTACTTGGGATGGAAAACCTAACTTTGATCATCTGCTGCAGAAGTTTG GAGaggctgtagtacctgttgccaACTGTGATGTCAAGGAGTACAATTCTAACCCGAAGGAGCAGCTCCCCTTCAAGGAGTATATAAAGTACTGGAAAGAGTACATTAAAAACGACTACCGTTCATCCCGAGGGTGCCTTTATCTAAAGGACTGGCACCTGAGCAG AGCTTTCCCCGAGCAAGATGTTTATACCACTCCTGTGTATTTCTCATCCGACTGGCTGAATGAATACTGGGATGCTATAGCTGTGGATGATTACCGGTTTGTTTACATGGGACCTAAAGGTTCATG GACTCCATTCCATGCTGATGTCTTCCGTTCCTATAGCTGGTCAGCCAATATATGCGGGAGAAAGAAATGGCTGTTGTACCCCGCGGGACAGGAGGAGTACCTGAAAGACCGCCATGGCAACTTGCCCTTCGACGTGACTGCGCCTAGTCTTCAGGACAGGAGTGTTTACCCTCGCTACAACCAAAGTCAACCCCCTGTTGAAATTGTGCAGGAAGCAGGGGAGATAGTCTTCATCCCCAGTGGATGGCATCATCAAGTTTACAATCTG gaGGATACCATTTCCATTAACCACAACTGGGTGAATGGCTGCAATGTGGCTATAATGTGGTGCTTCCTGCAGGATGAATTAGCAGCTGTCCAGCGGGAAATCAATGAATGGAAGGACCCTATGGATGATTGGCACCTACAATGCCAG TTGATCATGAAGTCTTGCACGGGTATAGACTACAAGGAGTTCTACAACTTCCTCAAAGTTATTGCAGAGAACAGGATTTCTGTCTTGGAAAACGGCCTCGATGACGAAGCTTCGGCAAAGAACACTCCAAAAGCTGCCATTTCCACCTTGGGCATGCTCCATGCAGTATTTGATTTAAAGAGGACTGTAAAGGTGTTAACATCATTGAGTGCTAATGAAGATTTCAAGAAATTAGACCTGACGTCGCTTTCTCCACCTCCGGAGGCATTGCTCCACCACTTGAAAGCAGCAATAGATACTGCGCTACTCTAA
- the JMJD4 gene encoding 2-oxoglutarate and iron-dependent oxygenase JMJD4 isoform X4 codes for MDRATFACSTAFFRDYNSSSQGAFCLPGGHVDFIEKVESFTYSDFFRDYLIPNHPCIFSAKFTEDWGSRRNWVTWDGKPNFDHLLQKFGEAVVPVANCDVKEYNSNPKEQLPFKEYIKYWKEYIKNDYRSSRGCLYLKDWHLSRAFPEQDVYTTPVYFSSDWLNEYWDAIAVDDYRFVYMGPKGSWTPFHADVFRSYSWSANICGRKKWLLYPAGQEEYLKDRHGNLPFDVTAPSLQDRSVYPRYNQSQPPVEIVQEAGEIVFIPSGWHHQVYNLLIMKSCTGIDYKEFYNFLKVIAENRISVLENGLDDEASAKNTPKAAISTLGMLHAVFDLKRTVKVLTSLSANEDFKKLDLTSLSPPPEALLHHLKAAIDTALL; via the exons ATGGACAGGGCAACATTCGCCTGTTCCACTGCCTTTTTTCGTGACTACAACAGTTCATCTCAGGGTGCATTCTGCCTCCCCGGAGGACACGTTGACTTTATTGAAAAAGTAGAATCATTCACTTACTCGGACTTTTTCCGGGATTATTTGATTCCCAACCATCCCTGTATTTTCTCAGCTAAATTCACTGAagactggggcagcaggagaaaTTGGGTTACTTGGGATGGAAAACCTAACTTTGATCATCTGCTGCAGAAGTTTG GAGaggctgtagtacctgttgccaACTGTGATGTCAAGGAGTACAATTCTAACCCGAAGGAGCAGCTCCCCTTCAAGGAGTATATAAAGTACTGGAAAGAGTACATTAAAAACGACTACCGTTCATCCCGAGGGTGCCTTTATCTAAAGGACTGGCACCTGAGCAG AGCTTTCCCCGAGCAAGATGTTTATACCACTCCTGTGTATTTCTCATCCGACTGGCTGAATGAATACTGGGATGCTATAGCTGTGGATGATTACCGGTTTGTTTACATGGGACCTAAAGGTTCATG GACTCCATTCCATGCTGATGTCTTCCGTTCCTATAGCTGGTCAGCCAATATATGCGGGAGAAAGAAATGGCTGTTGTACCCCGCGGGACAGGAGGAGTACCTGAAAGACCGCCATGGCAACTTGCCCTTCGACGTGACTGCGCCTAGTCTTCAGGACAGGAGTGTTTACCCTCGCTACAACCAAAGTCAACCCCCTGTTGAAATTGTGCAGGAAGCAGGGGAGATAGTCTTCATCCCCAGTGGATGGCATCATCAAGTTTACAATCTG TTGATCATGAAGTCTTGCACGGGTATAGACTACAAGGAGTTCTACAACTTCCTCAAAGTTATTGCAGAGAACAGGATTTCTGTCTTGGAAAACGGCCTCGATGACGAAGCTTCGGCAAAGAACACTCCAAAAGCTGCCATTTCCACCTTGGGCATGCTCCATGCAGTATTTGATTTAAAGAGGACTGTAAAGGTGTTAACATCATTGAGTGCTAATGAAGATTTCAAGAAATTAGACCTGACGTCGCTTTCTCCACCTCCGGAGGCATTGCTCCACCACTTGAAAGCAGCAATAGATACTGCGCTACTCTAA
- the JMJD4 gene encoding 2-oxoglutarate and iron-dependent oxygenase JMJD4 isoform X1, whose protein sequence is MDRATFACSTAFFRDYNSSSQGAFCLPGGHVDFIEKVESFTYSDFFRDYLIPNHPCIFSAKFTEDWGSRRNWVTWDGKPNFDHLLQKFGEAVVPVANCDVKEYNSNPKEQLPFKEYIKYWKEYIKNDYRSSRGCLYLKDWHLSRAFPEQDVYTTPVYFSSDWLNEYWDAIAVDDYRFVYMGPKGSWTPFHADVFRSYSWSANICGRKKWLLYPAGQEEYLKDRHGNLPFDVTAPSLQDRSVYPRYNQSQPPVEIVQEAGEIVFIPSGWHHQVYNLEDTISINHNWVNGCNVAIMWCFLQDELAAVQREINEWKDPMDDWHLQCQLIMKSCTGIDYKEFYNFLKVIAENRISVLENGLDDEASAKNTPKAAISTLGMLHAVFDLKRTVKVLTSLSANEDFKKLDLTSLSPPPEALLHHLKAAIDTALL, encoded by the exons ATGGACAGGGCAACATTCGCCTGTTCCACTGCCTTTTTTCGTGACTACAACAGTTCATCTCAGGGTGCATTCTGCCTCCCCGGAGGACACGTTGACTTTATTGAAAAAGTAGAATCATTCACTTACTCGGACTTTTTCCGGGATTATTTGATTCCCAACCATCCCTGTATTTTCTCAGCTAAATTCACTGAagactggggcagcaggagaaaTTGGGTTACTTGGGATGGAAAACCTAACTTTGATCATCTGCTGCAGAAGTTTG GAGaggctgtagtacctgttgccaACTGTGATGTCAAGGAGTACAATTCTAACCCGAAGGAGCAGCTCCCCTTCAAGGAGTATATAAAGTACTGGAAAGAGTACATTAAAAACGACTACCGTTCATCCCGAGGGTGCCTTTATCTAAAGGACTGGCACCTGAGCAG AGCTTTCCCCGAGCAAGATGTTTATACCACTCCTGTGTATTTCTCATCCGACTGGCTGAATGAATACTGGGATGCTATAGCTGTGGATGATTACCGGTTTGTTTACATGGGACCTAAAGGTTCATG GACTCCATTCCATGCTGATGTCTTCCGTTCCTATAGCTGGTCAGCCAATATATGCGGGAGAAAGAAATGGCTGTTGTACCCCGCGGGACAGGAGGAGTACCTGAAAGACCGCCATGGCAACTTGCCCTTCGACGTGACTGCGCCTAGTCTTCAGGACAGGAGTGTTTACCCTCGCTACAACCAAAGTCAACCCCCTGTTGAAATTGTGCAGGAAGCAGGGGAGATAGTCTTCATCCCCAGTGGATGGCATCATCAAGTTTACAATCTG gaGGATACCATTTCCATTAACCACAACTGGGTGAATGGCTGCAATGTGGCTATAATGTGGTGCTTCCTGCAGGATGAATTAGCAGCTGTCCAGCGGGAAATCAATGAATGGAAGGACCCTATGGATGATTGGCACCTACAATGCCAG TTGATCATGAAGTCTTGCACGGGTATAGACTACAAGGAGTTCTACAACTTCCTCAAAGTTATTGCAGAGAACAGGATTTCTGTCTTGGAAAACGGCCTCGATGACGAAGCTTCGGCAAAGAACACTCCAAAAGCTGCCATTTCCACCTTGGGCATGCTCCATGCAGTATTTGATTTAAAGAGGACTGTAAAGGTGTTAACATCATTGAGTGCTAATGAAGATTTCAAGAAATTAGACCTGACGTCGCTTTCTCCACCTCCGGAGGCATTGCTCCACCACTTGAAAGCAGCAATAGATACTGCGCTACTCTAA